One window of Gloeothece citriformis PCC 7424 genomic DNA carries:
- a CDS encoding inositol monophosphatase family protein yields the protein MENFWTEVLEFATTITKRVGSQLISDFGRLQATKKEDGTLVTKADRWADEEITKAIAAKFEDHGVLGEETSHIFPDKEWCWIIDPIDGTTNFTRGVPIWGISLGLLYQGTPVFGFVYLPLLNQSFYGYWYGNSGLKGPEGAYLNGEPIHTSLDDPSKSHLFNLCARSIEVLKRPFPCKIRMIGVASYNLLLVANGAVLGGVEATPKIWDIAGVWVIVQAAGGVFIPLNNQDIFPLKIGKDYGRQSFPCLVVSRDELVPTFKPLVEFVGKN from the coding sequence ATGGAAAATTTTTGGACAGAAGTATTAGAGTTTGCGACTACTATTACAAAGCGAGTCGGTAGTCAATTAATCTCTGATTTTGGGAGGTTACAAGCGACTAAAAAAGAAGATGGTACATTAGTTACAAAAGCCGATCGCTGGGCAGATGAAGAAATTACTAAAGCGATCGCTGCTAAATTTGAGGATCATGGAGTTTTAGGAGAAGAAACTAGCCATATTTTTCCGGATAAAGAGTGGTGTTGGATTATCGATCCGATCGATGGCACAACTAATTTTACCAGAGGTGTGCCGATTTGGGGAATATCATTAGGATTGTTGTATCAAGGAACGCCGGTTTTTGGGTTTGTTTATTTACCCTTATTAAATCAATCGTTTTATGGATATTGGTATGGGAATTCAGGGTTAAAAGGGCCTGAGGGGGCATATTTAAATGGAGAACCGATTCATACCAGTTTAGATGATCCGAGTAAAAGTCATTTATTTAATCTTTGTGCCCGGAGTATTGAGGTTCTTAAGCGTCCTTTTCCCTGTAAAATTCGCATGATTGGGGTGGCGAGTTATAATCTTTTATTGGTGGCTAATGGTGCGGTTTTGGGTGGGGTAGAAGCAACGCCTAAAATTTGGGATATTGCGGGGGTTTGGGTGATTGTTCAAGCTGCGGGAGGGGTATTTATTCCTTTAAATAATCAAGATATTTTTCCTTTAAAAATAGGTAAAGATTATGGTCGTCAGTCGTTTCCTTGTTTGGTGGTGAGTCGTGATGAGTTAGTCCCTACTTTTAAACCGTTAGTCGAATTTGTAGGGAAAAACTAA
- a CDS encoding pentapeptide repeat-containing protein: MVCFSTMIKPVWALDYAQRNLVESDFSGQDLRDAKFDHANLRSSNFSNVNAEGVRFFAANLESANFEGANLRYADLESARLTRVNFTNAVLEGAFATNTLFKGAIIDGADFTDVLLRPDTEQYLCTIAKGTNPVTGRNTKDTLYCPD; encoded by the coding sequence ATGGTTTGTTTCTCTACCATGATTAAACCCGTTTGGGCACTCGATTATGCACAACGAAATTTAGTAGAAAGTGATTTTTCCGGTCAAGATTTGCGGGATGCTAAATTTGATCATGCTAATCTCCGCAGTAGTAATTTTAGTAATGTCAATGCAGAAGGGGTGCGTTTTTTTGCGGCCAATTTGGAATCAGCTAATTTTGAAGGAGCAAATTTAAGATATGCTGATTTAGAATCTGCTCGTTTAACTAGAGTCAATTTTACTAATGCGGTGTTAGAAGGTGCTTTTGCTACCAATACTCTTTTTAAAGGGGCAATTATTGACGGGGCAGATTTTACCGATGTTTTATTACGTCCAGATACAGAACAATATTTATGTACTATTGCTAAAGGAACGAATCCAGTAACAGGACGTAATACTAAAGATACTTTATATTGTCCAGATTAA
- a CDS encoding cytochrome P450 codes for MAKLVPIPVNRPSWWQMVQWISDPLSFQQKWAKKCGDIFLINLWRYNDNLVVVGSPQLIQEIFNKDATQFDIGRGNQIVAPLVGQNSLFLMDGTRHKRERKLLMPSFHGERLQTYAQQICEITKEVASQWQKDKPFIARTVMQDITLEVIIQVVFGLREGERYQKIKPLLAAMLNMIDSPLPSSFLFLRFLQKDLGAWSPWGKLKHRQLQIRKLLEAEIEDRRTHNFIGTDILSLMMAVRDENGEPMSDLELKDELMTLLFAGHETTATILAWAFYKIHQLPEVRDKIVQELDSLGEKPNPMEIAKLPYLNAVCQETLRMYPVIPVLLPRITKTPMDIGDYHFEAGMALMPSIYLVHYREDLYPQPQEFKPERFLDRQYSPSEFIPFGGGSRRCLGYALALLEMKLVLGTILSSYQLALVDNKPVKIQRRGLTLAPVGGVPLVMKSKRQPKSPSSQKTASLIP; via the coding sequence ATGGCCAAACTTGTTCCTATTCCTGTCAATCGTCCCTCGTGGTGGCAAATGGTACAGTGGATTAGTGACCCCCTCAGTTTTCAGCAAAAATGGGCGAAAAAATGTGGAGATATCTTTTTGATTAACCTATGGAGATATAATGATAATCTTGTCGTTGTGGGGAGTCCTCAACTGATTCAAGAGATTTTTAACAAAGATGCTACCCAATTTGATATCGGGAGAGGTAATCAGATCGTAGCCCCTTTAGTGGGACAAAATTCTTTATTTTTGATGGATGGCACTCGCCATAAACGAGAACGAAAGTTATTGATGCCCTCCTTTCATGGGGAAAGATTACAAACTTATGCTCAACAAATTTGTGAGATAACAAAAGAAGTAGCCAGTCAATGGCAAAAAGATAAACCCTTTATTGCCCGAACTGTGATGCAGGATATTACCCTAGAGGTGATTATACAGGTAGTTTTTGGTTTGCGGGAAGGGGAAAGATATCAAAAAATTAAACCCTTATTAGCCGCGATGCTCAATATGATAGATTCTCCTTTACCTTCAAGTTTTTTATTTTTAAGGTTTTTACAAAAAGATTTAGGAGCATGGAGTCCTTGGGGAAAATTAAAGCACCGTCAACTGCAAATTAGAAAACTTTTGGAGGCAGAAATCGAAGATAGACGGACTCACAACTTTATCGGAACAGATATTCTCAGTTTGATGATGGCTGTAAGGGATGAAAATGGTGAACCGATGAGTGATTTAGAATTAAAAGATGAACTGATGACCCTCTTATTTGCTGGTCATGAAACGACCGCTACGATCTTAGCTTGGGCGTTTTATAAAATTCATCAATTGCCAGAAGTCAGGGACAAAATTGTCCAAGAACTGGATAGTTTAGGGGAAAAACCGAATCCGATGGAGATAGCTAAACTGCCCTATTTAAATGCAGTTTGTCAAGAAACCTTGAGAATGTATCCGGTGATTCCCGTTCTTTTACCTCGTATTACTAAAACTCCTATGGACATTGGAGACTATCATTTTGAGGCAGGAATGGCACTGATGCCGAGTATTTATCTGGTTCATTATCGAGAAGATCTTTATCCTCAACCTCAAGAATTTAAACCGGAAAGATTTTTAGATCGTCAATATTCACCCTCAGAATTTATTCCGTTTGGGGGGGGGAGTCGACGGTGTTTAGGTTATGCCTTAGCTCTCCTAGAAATGAAGTTAGTCCTTGGGACAATTTTATCGAGTTATCAACTGGCTCTGGTCGATAATAAGCCTGTTAAAATACAACGTCGAGGGCTTACTCTAGCTCCGGTTGGAGGAGTTCCCCTAGTGATGAAATCTAAGCGTCAACCTAAATCCCCATCCTCTCAAAAAACTGCTAGCCTAATTCCATAA
- a CDS encoding sulfotransferase domain-containing protein encodes MTKLYLHIGTPKTGTTSIQHFLTVKREELLEQGFLYPVSGTINHEPGKLMNHDKLYAAIQHKLNLPVSNRIYKQAEWRQSLETEWNRFHSEIESHSRENVVISAESFSGLTIDGIKLIQENLSKYEVKIIVYIRKQDDLLQSLYNQLVKIGMYGHDVHKFIIDKKPSYIYYYDFIESWANLFGKDNIRVRVFEKQQFKKGLLEDFMEAIDLKTYNNYSKNISLVNDSPTTETTKLMMILNDLLLNKNQNLTSLSTEYRIRRRLNRRVTKLSLNKNSLSNKVFMGLLDIFIKDTQEVVLTQQERIDILKEFEETNQKVAREYLGRQDGRLFYKSQLSQLQPEEVKTI; translated from the coding sequence ATGACTAAGCTTTATTTACATATTGGGACTCCCAAAACAGGCACAACTAGCATACAACATTTTTTAACAGTCAAAAGAGAAGAACTTTTAGAGCAAGGATTTTTATATCCCGTATCTGGAACTATTAATCATGAGCCGGGTAAATTAATGAATCATGACAAATTGTACGCAGCGATACAACATAAATTAAATCTACCAGTTTCTAATAGAATATATAAACAAGCAGAATGGAGACAAAGCCTTGAAACCGAATGGAATAGATTTCATAGTGAAATTGAATCTCATTCAAGAGAAAATGTGGTCATAAGTGCAGAATCCTTTAGCGGGTTAACTATTGACGGAATTAAATTAATCCAAGAAAATTTATCAAAATATGAAGTAAAAATTATTGTTTATATAAGAAAACAAGATGATTTGCTTCAGTCTTTATACAACCAGCTTGTGAAAATTGGAATGTATGGCCATGACGTTCATAAATTTATTATAGATAAAAAACCTTCCTACATTTATTATTACGATTTTATTGAATCTTGGGCTAATTTATTTGGCAAGGATAATATTAGAGTGAGAGTTTTTGAAAAACAACAATTTAAAAAGGGGCTGTTAGAAGATTTTATGGAAGCAATTGACTTAAAAACCTATAATAATTATTCTAAAAATATTTCTTTAGTTAATGATAGCCCAACGACAGAAACGACTAAATTGATGATGATTTTGAATGATTTATTACTCAATAAAAATCAAAATTTAACTTCCCTATCAACTGAATATCGAATCCGAAGAAGACTGAATCGTCGCGTGACAAAATTATCATTAAACAAGAATAGCTTATCCAACAAAGTTTTTATGGGTTTGTTAGATATTTTTATAAAAGATACCCAAGAGGTTGTGTTGACACAACAAGAAAGAATAGACATTCTCAAAGAATTTGAAGAAACTAATCAGAAAGTAGCCAGAGAATATTTAGGAAGACAAGATGGAAGACTATTTTATAAATCTCAGCTCAGTCAATTACAACCTGAAGAAGTCAAAACAATTTAA
- a CDS encoding cytochrome P450 yields MTSMTKTVSGSKTPGFLQQINWAFDPVSYLETNHQKYPDLFFTQAASGNYPIVYISHPQGIQQILTNDKKLFLASSETNDIFRPLLGDYSLILLEKEPHQQRRQLLAPPFHGERLYSYGQSICRITQEVMNRLGVGNQFTARKITQSITMQVILEVVFGIYEGERYQQLKTLLGKMLDIFNSPVSSAFLLFSALQINLGSWSPWGQFLRQRAKIDELIYQEIAERRANFDPNATDILSLLMSVRYEDGQPMTDKELRDELMTLLVAGHDTTATAMAWGLYWIHHLPEVKEKLLQELATLGNNPDPMEMVRLPYLSAVCNETLRITPVAMLTFPRIAQEPVEVMGYTIEPGTAVLGCMFLTHQREDLYPNPKQFKPERFLENKYSPYEFIPFGGGARRCVGDALAPFELKLVLGTIMSNYELSLADNRPEKLQRRGLTLGPARGVKMIFNGKRQQKSVMSQESLVSSH; encoded by the coding sequence ATGACCTCTATGACAAAAACTGTTTCTGGCTCTAAAACTCCGGGTTTTCTACAACAAATTAATTGGGCGTTTGATCCTGTAAGCTATTTAGAAACCAATCATCAAAAATATCCCGATCTCTTTTTCACCCAGGCAGCGAGTGGAAATTATCCAATCGTCTATATTAGCCATCCCCAAGGGATACAACAAATTTTAACCAATGATAAAAAACTCTTTTTGGCTTCTTCAGAGACTAACGATATTTTTCGTCCGTTACTCGGAGATTATTCCCTAATTTTATTAGAAAAAGAGCCTCATCAACAACGACGACAGTTGTTAGCTCCTCCTTTTCATGGCGAAAGATTATACAGTTATGGTCAATCAATCTGTAGAATAACTCAAGAAGTGATGAATCGGCTAGGGGTAGGCAATCAGTTTACTGCTCGTAAAATAACTCAAAGTATCACAATGCAAGTGATCTTAGAAGTCGTTTTTGGCATTTATGAAGGAGAAAGATATCAACAACTGAAGACACTTCTCGGAAAAATGTTAGATATTTTCAATTCGCCTGTGTCTTCTGCTTTCCTTTTATTTTCGGCACTGCAAATTAATTTAGGCTCTTGGAGTCCTTGGGGACAATTTTTACGTCAGAGAGCAAAAATTGATGAGTTAATTTATCAAGAAATAGCAGAACGTCGAGCTAATTTTGATCCCAATGCAACCGATATTCTCTCTTTATTAATGTCAGTTCGCTATGAAGACGGACAACCCATGACTGATAAAGAATTGCGTGATGAGTTGATGACCTTACTTGTTGCTGGCCATGATACCACGGCCACGGCGATGGCTTGGGGTTTATATTGGATTCATCATTTGCCAGAAGTCAAAGAAAAACTCTTACAAGAACTGGCCACATTAGGAAATAATCCTGATCCGATGGAGATGGTTCGCCTTCCCTATTTAAGTGCTGTTTGTAATGAAACCCTCCGTATCACTCCAGTGGCCATGTTAACTTTTCCTCGCATTGCTCAAGAACCGGTAGAGGTGATGGGATATACTATCGAACCCGGAACAGCCGTGTTAGGATGTATGTTTTTAACTCATCAACGAGAAGATTTATATCCTAATCCTAAACAATTTAAACCGGAGCGTTTCCTCGAAAATAAATATTCTCCCTATGAATTTATTCCTTTTGGGGGTGGCGCTCGTCGTTGTGTTGGGGATGCTTTAGCTCCTTTTGAGTTAAAGTTAGTTTTAGGGACTATTATGTCTAATTATGAACTTTCTTTAGCAGATAATCGCCCAGAAAAATTACAACGACGAGGCTTAACTTTAGGCCCGGCCAGAGGAGTCAAAATGATTTTTAACGGAAAACGTCAACAAAAATCAGTTATGAGTCAAGAGTCATTAGTTAGTAGTCATTAG
- a CDS encoding ester cyclase: protein MTNINELPLWVQDREKVLAEDAGVQWRGGERPDYSEIQPHGDKERKFNHAQGSLNAIAHNLVKTFEMEASHKTNPQQWLSVVTDKFRMSSNGGQQYTAQDVAEKGTYNLFMGDTEHYQSSKEDFDSSYQLFHTAFPNGFHWELIEVVSGPPNVVFKWRHWGTFKGSYKEFNPTGETIEIIGLSIAKVTEDLKIETVEHYFDNSAFLQKLTAGGK, encoded by the coding sequence ATGACTAATATAAACGAATTACCTCTATGGGTACAAGACCGGGAAAAAGTTCTAGCTGAGGATGCCGGTGTACAATGGCGAGGGGGTGAACGTCCCGACTATAGCGAAATTCAGCCTCATGGGGACAAAGAAAGAAAGTTTAATCATGCACAAGGGTCTCTCAATGCGATCGCTCATAATTTAGTCAAAACTTTCGAGATGGAAGCATCCCATAAAACGAACCCTCAGCAATGGTTATCAGTCGTTACCGATAAGTTTCGCATGAGCAGCAACGGAGGGCAACAATACACCGCCCAAGATGTGGCAGAAAAAGGAACTTATAATTTATTTATGGGGGATACCGAACATTATCAGTCTTCAAAGGAAGATTTTGATTCATCTTATCAGTTGTTTCATACCGCTTTCCCGAATGGGTTTCATTGGGAATTAATTGAAGTGGTGTCAGGGCCTCCTAATGTGGTCTTTAAATGGCGACACTGGGGAACATTTAAAGGGTCTTACAAAGAGTTTAACCCCACCGGAGAAACCATTGAAATTATTGGCTTAAGTATTGCCAAAGTGACCGAAGATTTAAAAATTGAAACCGTAGAGCATTATTTTGATAATAGTGCTTTCTTGCAAAAATTAACCGCCGGCGGGAAATAG
- a CDS encoding sugar kinase yields the protein MKGLFIGLSTLDCIYLISSIPSGNQKIVALDQTIAAGGPATNAAITFNYLGNQTTLLSVIGNHPISQLIRAQLNHLMVIDLDPHFQDSPSVSSILVTQSTGERAVIAINASKIQASCQHIPEDILEGVDIVLIDGHQMKVSEAIAQQGKNRQIPVVLDGGSWKNGLETVLPYVDYAICSANFYPPNCQNQEEIFSYLYQFNIPFIAITQGENPIIYGEKKQVNNLDVPVINPVDTLGAGDIFHGAFCHYILSYDFRDALEKASQIAAYSCQFFGTRQWMENRQNI from the coding sequence ATGAAAGGACTTTTTATCGGTTTATCTACCCTAGATTGTATTTATCTTATCTCTAGTATTCCCTCTGGAAATCAAAAAATAGTTGCTCTCGATCAAACCATTGCGGCGGGAGGCCCGGCCACTAATGCGGCGATTACATTTAACTATTTAGGCAATCAAACTACATTATTAAGTGTGATCGGAAACCATCCCATTAGTCAACTCATTCGCGCCCAATTAAACCATTTAATGGTAATCGATTTAGATCCCCACTTTCAAGACAGTCCTTCAGTCTCTTCTATTTTAGTCACTCAATCGACCGGAGAAAGGGCAGTTATTGCGATTAATGCCAGTAAAATACAAGCGAGTTGTCAACACATACCAGAGGATATTTTAGAAGGGGTTGATATCGTTTTAATTGATGGACATCAAATGAAAGTCAGTGAAGCGATCGCCCAACAGGGCAAAAATCGTCAAATTCCTGTAGTTCTGGATGGAGGCAGTTGGAAAAATGGATTAGAAACCGTTTTACCCTATGTTGATTATGCCATTTGTTCAGCTAATTTTTATCCTCCTAATTGTCAGAATCAAGAGGAAATTTTCAGTTATTTATACCAGTTTAATATTCCTTTTATTGCCATTACTCAAGGAGAAAACCCGATTATTTATGGTGAAAAAAAACAAGTCAATAACCTTGACGTTCCGGTTATTAACCCTGTAGATACGTTAGGAGCGGGAGACATTTTTCATGGGGCATTTTGTCATTATATTTTATCCTATGATTTTCGGGATGCCTTAGAAAAAGCCTCTCAAATTGCGGCTTATTCCTGTCAATTTTTTGGGACTAGACAATGGATGGAAAACCGTCAAAACATTTAG
- the rsmI gene encoding 16S rRNA (cytidine(1402)-2'-O)-methyltransferase — translation MNTDELKQGCLYVVGTPIGNLEDMTFRAVKILQKVDAIAAEDTRHTGKLLQHFQITTPQISYHDHNRFSRSLELISRLKRGENIALVTDAGMPGISDPGYDLVKACVQENISVIPIPGVTAAITALAVSGLPTDRFIFEGFLPTKEGEKRDRLSSLSHETRTLIFYEAPHRLLQTLENLGEGLGYSRKIVLGRELTKLHEELWRGTLKEAIAFYQTHSPKGEFTIVIEGAILDEKQTLSPEQLKIELHHLLEEGMTRSQASRHLAQLTSLPRRHLYQLALEIED, via the coding sequence ATGAACACAGATGAGTTAAAACAGGGGTGTCTTTATGTTGTGGGAACGCCGATCGGAAATTTGGAGGATATGACGTTCCGGGCGGTTAAAATATTACAAAAGGTAGATGCGATCGCAGCAGAAGATACTCGTCATACAGGGAAGTTATTACAACATTTTCAAATTACCACGCCTCAGATCAGTTATCACGACCATAACCGTTTTTCTCGGTCATTAGAGTTAATTTCTCGGTTAAAAAGAGGCGAAAATATTGCTTTGGTGACGGATGCGGGAATGCCGGGTATTTCTGATCCGGGTTATGATTTGGTGAAAGCTTGTGTACAGGAAAATATTTCCGTTATTCCTATTCCTGGGGTGACTGCTGCTATAACTGCTTTGGCGGTTTCGGGTTTACCGACGGATAGATTTATTTTTGAGGGGTTTTTACCGACTAAGGAAGGAGAAAAACGCGATCGCCTTAGTTCTCTCTCCCATGAAACTCGCACTCTAATTTTTTATGAAGCTCCCCACCGTCTATTACAAACCCTAGAGAATTTAGGAGAAGGGTTAGGATATTCCCGAAAAATTGTTTTAGGGAGGGAATTAACTAAACTTCATGAGGAACTTTGGCGAGGAACTTTAAAAGAAGCGATCGCTTTCTATCAAACTCATTCTCCTAAAGGGGAATTTACTATAGTTATTGAGGGAGCAATATTAGATGAAAAACAGACCTTATCACCGGAGCAATTAAAGATAGAATTACACCATCTTTTAGAAGAAGGAATGACGCGATCGCAAGCGAGTCGTCACTTAGCCCAATTAACCTCTCTTCCCCGTCGTCACCTTTATCAATTAGCCTTAGAAATTGAAGATTAG
- a CDS encoding NAD(P)H-quinone oxidoreductase subunit 4 has translation MNVENFPWLTTIILFPVVASLLIFLFPSEGSEAVQVKTARRVRWYALIIGLIDFVLIVYAFYTGYDFSNPDLQLVESYNWLPELDLKWSVGADGLSMPLILLTGFITTLAMLAAWPVTLKPRLFYFLMLAMYGGQIAVFAVQDILLFFLVWELELIPVYLLLAIWGGKRRLYASTKFIIYTAGGSLFILVAGLTMAFYGGDLTFDMRAIAAKEYALNLQLWLYAAFFIAYAVKLPIFPLHTWLPDAHGEATAPVHMLLAGILLKMGGYALVRMNAGMLPDAHAVFAPILVILGVVNIVYAALTSFAQRNLKRKIAYSSISHMGFVLIGLASFTDIGLSGAVLQMISHGLIGASLFFMVGATYDRTHTLMLDEMGGVGQKMKKMFAMWTTCSMASLALPGMSGFVAELMVFIGFATSDAYNTTFRVIMVFLAAIGVIITPIYLLSMLREMLYGPENKELVSHQALIDAEPREVFIIACLLVPIIGIGFYPKIVTEIYDSTTNKLTARLRESVPSLVQQASKTPMEKLALRAPIIPSQY, from the coding sequence ATGAATGTTGAGAATTTTCCTTGGTTAACTACAATTATTCTTTTTCCGGTCGTTGCTTCACTGTTAATCTTCCTATTTCCCAGTGAAGGATCGGAAGCAGTTCAAGTCAAAACAGCCCGCAGAGTACGATGGTATGCTCTGATTATCGGATTAATTGATTTTGTCCTGATTGTCTATGCCTTTTATACTGGCTATGATTTCAGTAATCCGGATCTGCAATTGGTAGAAAGCTACAATTGGCTGCCAGAATTAGATTTAAAGTGGTCAGTCGGAGCAGATGGGCTTTCTATGCCTCTGATCTTACTCACGGGCTTTATTACCACCCTAGCGATGCTTGCCGCTTGGCCAGTCACCCTCAAGCCTAGATTATTCTATTTCTTGATGCTGGCTATGTATGGGGGACAAATTGCGGTTTTTGCCGTGCAAGATATTCTCTTGTTTTTCTTGGTTTGGGAATTAGAGTTAATTCCGGTGTATCTGCTGTTGGCCATTTGGGGGGGTAAACGTCGCCTCTATGCCTCAACGAAGTTTATTATCTATACTGCCGGCGGATCTTTGTTTATTCTCGTCGCCGGGTTAACGATGGCCTTTTATGGCGGTGATCTCACCTTTGATATGCGGGCGATCGCAGCGAAAGAATACGCCCTGAATTTACAATTGTGGCTGTATGCGGCCTTCTTTATCGCCTATGCAGTTAAGTTACCCATTTTCCCTCTTCATACATGGTTACCGGATGCACACGGAGAAGCGACGGCTCCGGTGCATATGTTACTGGCAGGTATCCTCTTAAAAATGGGGGGATATGCTCTCGTGCGGATGAATGCGGGGATGTTACCCGATGCTCACGCGGTTTTTGCTCCCATTTTAGTGATTTTGGGGGTAGTTAATATTGTCTATGCGGCGTTAACGTCTTTTGCTCAACGAAACCTGAAACGAAAAATCGCCTATTCTTCGATTTCTCACATGGGTTTTGTCTTGATCGGACTTGCTTCGTTTACCGATATTGGTTTGAGTGGGGCTGTTTTACAGATGATTTCTCACGGACTGATCGGGGCGAGTTTATTCTTTATGGTGGGAGCTACCTACGATCGGACTCATACCCTCATGTTGGATGAGATGGGAGGCGTAGGGCAAAAGATGAAGAAAATGTTTGCTATGTGGACGACTTGTTCGATGGCTTCTTTAGCGTTGCCTGGAATGAGTGGATTTGTAGCAGAATTAATGGTCTTTATTGGGTTTGCCACCAGCGATGCCTATAATACGACTTTTCGGGTGATCATGGTCTTTTTAGCTGCTATTGGGGTAATTATTACTCCTATTTATCTTCTGTCGATGTTGAGAGAGATGCTTTATGGGCCGGAAAATAAAGAACTGGTTTCCCATCAGGCTTTAATTGATGCTGAACCGAGAGAAGTGTTTATTATTGCTTGTTTGTTAGTTCCCATTATCGGTATTGGATTTTATCCGAAAATTGTTACCGAAATTTATGATTCAACTACGAATAAATTGACCGCACGGTTACGGGAATCTGTGCCTAGTTTAGTCCAACAAGCTTCTAAAACACCGATGGAAAAATTGGCACTTCGAGCGCCCATTATTCCCAGTCAGTATTAA